One region of Ptiloglossa arizonensis isolate GNS036 chromosome 8, iyPtiAriz1_principal, whole genome shotgun sequence genomic DNA includes:
- the LOC143150411 gene encoding uncharacterized protein LOC143150411 isoform X6: MGACFGRCISKVTDSLSYRFYQRHTSMSFQGDEQVEFMDDNGDADQSRGSKTLLSFLSLNRFKKKHGVPVTLELLEDGAWSKGTNKYARLNSRNNASTSSGLDTPLQILDARTLMKQQACVSSTPGSSLDLEWEHEGMPLPVMDNENVESNDGSITQTSVNNSQPSSLTASPWSRVSTPNSLEWDPVEADMTVILTLPPMIG; encoded by the exons ATGGGGGCCTGTTTCGGCCGCTGCATTTCCAAAGTTACAGACTCCTTGTCGTACAG gtttTACCAAAGGCACACCAGTATGTCTTTCCAAGGAGACGAACAAGTTGAG TTTATGGATGACAATGGAGATGCAGACCAATCTAGAGGATCAAAAAC CCTGTTATCGTTTCTCTCCTTAAATCGATTCAAG AAGAAACATGGAGTTCCTGTAACATTGGAATTGTTAGAAGATGGGGCATGGTCAAAGGGTACTAATAAATATGCCAGATTAAATTCTAGAAACAATGCTTCTACAAG tTCTGGATTGGATACTCCACTCCAAATCCTTGATGCAAGGACATTAATGAAACAACAAGCATGTGTCTCCTCCACTCCTGGGTCTTCATTAGATTTAGAGTGGGAACATGAAG GAATGCCTCTACCAGTTATGGACAATGAAAACGTTGAAAGTAACGACGGTTCTATTACCCAAACATCAGTTAATAATAGTCAACCCTCTAGTTTGACAGCATCTCCTTGGTCTAGGGTGTCTACACCAAATAGTTTAGAATGGGATCCGGTTGAAGCGGATATG ACCGTAATTCTTACACTGCCGCCGATGATTGGCTGA
- the LOC143150411 gene encoding uncharacterized protein LOC143150411 isoform X4, giving the protein MGACFGRCISKVTDSLSYRFYQRHTSMSFQGDEQVEFMDDNGDADQSRGSKTLLSFLSLNRFKKKHGVPVTLELLEDGAWSKGTNKYARLNSRNNASTSSGLDTPLQILDARTLMKQQACVSSTPGSSLDLEWEHEGMPLPVMDNENVESNDGSITQTSVNNSQPSSLTASPWSRVSTPNSLEWDPVEADMILCLIRRTERRNRRRPG; this is encoded by the exons ATGGGGGCCTGTTTCGGCCGCTGCATTTCCAAAGTTACAGACTCCTTGTCGTACAG gtttTACCAAAGGCACACCAGTATGTCTTTCCAAGGAGACGAACAAGTTGAG TTTATGGATGACAATGGAGATGCAGACCAATCTAGAGGATCAAAAAC CCTGTTATCGTTTCTCTCCTTAAATCGATTCAAG AAGAAACATGGAGTTCCTGTAACATTGGAATTGTTAGAAGATGGGGCATGGTCAAAGGGTACTAATAAATATGCCAGATTAAATTCTAGAAACAATGCTTCTACAAG tTCTGGATTGGATACTCCACTCCAAATCCTTGATGCAAGGACATTAATGAAACAACAAGCATGTGTCTCCTCCACTCCTGGGTCTTCATTAGATTTAGAGTGGGAACATGAAG GAATGCCTCTACCAGTTATGGACAATGAAAACGTTGAAAGTAACGACGGTTCTATTACCCAAACATCAGTTAATAATAGTCAACCCTCTAGTTTGACAGCATCTCCTTGGTCTAGGGTGTCTACACCAAATAGTTTAGAATGGGATCCGGTTGAAGCGGATATG ATATTGTGTCTGATAAGGCGTACGGAGAGAAGGAATCGTCGAAGACCTGGATAA
- the LOC143150411 gene encoding uncharacterized protein LOC143150411 isoform X5, with translation MGACFGRCISKVTDSLSYRFYQRHTSMSFQGDEQVEFMDDNGDADQSRGSKTLLSFLSLNRFKKKHGVPVTLELLEDGAWSKGTNKYARLNSRNNASTSSGLDTPLQILDARTLMKQQACVSSTPGSSLDLEWEHEGMPLPVMDNENVESNDGSITQTSVNNSQPSSLTASPWSRVSTPNSLEWDPVEADMAYGEKESSKTWIT, from the exons ATGGGGGCCTGTTTCGGCCGCTGCATTTCCAAAGTTACAGACTCCTTGTCGTACAG gtttTACCAAAGGCACACCAGTATGTCTTTCCAAGGAGACGAACAAGTTGAG TTTATGGATGACAATGGAGATGCAGACCAATCTAGAGGATCAAAAAC CCTGTTATCGTTTCTCTCCTTAAATCGATTCAAG AAGAAACATGGAGTTCCTGTAACATTGGAATTGTTAGAAGATGGGGCATGGTCAAAGGGTACTAATAAATATGCCAGATTAAATTCTAGAAACAATGCTTCTACAAG tTCTGGATTGGATACTCCACTCCAAATCCTTGATGCAAGGACATTAATGAAACAACAAGCATGTGTCTCCTCCACTCCTGGGTCTTCATTAGATTTAGAGTGGGAACATGAAG GAATGCCTCTACCAGTTATGGACAATGAAAACGTTGAAAGTAACGACGGTTCTATTACCCAAACATCAGTTAATAATAGTCAACCCTCTAGTTTGACAGCATCTCCTTGGTCTAGGGTGTCTACACCAAATAGTTTAGAATGGGATCCGGTTGAAGCGGATATG GCGTACGGAGAGAAGGAATCGTCGAAGACCTGGATAACTTAG
- the LOC143150410 gene encoding uncharacterized protein LOC143150410 isoform X2 has product MFTLFYDIQNILKIKSIISTNYRVSFLFFAKRSKFWKYHARQFLTSTDPLPKMSFEGKYNAKSPAVKRLMREAQELHEATEEYCASPLEDNLFEWHFTVQGPPSTDFEGGIYHGRILLPPEYPMKPPNIILLTPNGRFEINKKICLSISGHHPETWQPSWSIRTALLALIAFMPTPGNGTIGSLDYTKEERQKLAKKSLNWQCDTCGKVIDLLSKTTVKKPITEEERTMLNTIALKADDSPTSDTSFMVNTDSISENELRQRNVDTTATENQDRQQSDVTVNQQVETMSSSNDLFWSILIASLVSAIILLVLRRLFLV; this is encoded by the exons ATGTTTACGTTGTTTTATGATATTcagaatattctaaaaataaagtctataatttccacgaattatcgcgtttcttttcttttt TTCGCAAAACGCTC GAAATTCTGGAAATATCACGCCAGACAG TTTTTAACCTCGACCGACCCGCTCCCAAAAATGTCATTTGAGGGGAAATACAACGCGAAAAGCCCCG CTGTGAAAAGATTAATGAGAGAAGCTCAAGAGCTTCACGAAGCAACCGAAGAATATTGTGCATCCCCTCTGGAGGACAATCTTTTTGAATGGCACTTTACGGTACAAGGACCACCATCCACAGATTTTGAAGGTGGCATTTATCATGGCAGAATTTTACTGCCACCAGAATATCCTATGAAACCCCCAAATATTATATTGTTAACA CCAAATGGCCGATTTGAAATTAACAAAAAGATATGTCTCAGTATTTCTGGACATCATCCTGAAACATGGCAGCCTTCTTGGAGTATTAGAACAGCTTTATTGGCTTTGATCGCTTTTATGCCAACACCAGGAAATGGGACAATTGGTTCTTTAGATTATACTAAGGAAGAAAGACAGAAACTTGCGAAAAA ATCTTTGAATTGGCAATGTGACACTTGTGGAAAAGTTATCGATTTGTTATCCAAAACTACAGTTAAAAAACCTATTACAGAAGAAGAACGAACTATGTTGAATACAATTGCCTTGAAG GCTGATGATTCGCCTACGTCAGACACATCTTTTATGGTCAACACAGACAGTATTTCAGAAAATGAACTGAGACAACGTAACGTTGACACGACTGCTACCGAAAATCAAGATCGACAACAATCGGATGTCACAGTTAACCAACAAGTAGAGACAATGTCATCTTCTAATGATTTATTTTGGAGCATACTTATTGCCTCCTTGGTGTCAGCGATAATTCTACTTGTTTTGCGGCGACTGTTTCTTGTTTAA
- the LOC143150410 gene encoding ubiquitin-conjugating enzyme E2 J1 isoform X1, which yields MSFEGKYNAKSPAVKRLMREAQELHEATEEYCASPLEDNLFEWHFTVQGPPSTDFEGGIYHGRILLPPEYPMKPPNIILLTPNGRFEINKKICLSISGHHPETWQPSWSIRTALLALIAFMPTPGNGTIGSLDYTKEERQKLAKKSLNWQCDTCGKVIDLLSKTTVKKPITEEERTMLNTIALKADDSPTSDTSFMVNTDSISENELRQRNVDTTATENQDRQQSDVTVNQQVETMSSSNDLFWSILIASLVSAIILLVLRRLFLV from the exons ATGTCATTTGAGGGGAAATACAACGCGAAAAGCCCCG CTGTGAAAAGATTAATGAGAGAAGCTCAAGAGCTTCACGAAGCAACCGAAGAATATTGTGCATCCCCTCTGGAGGACAATCTTTTTGAATGGCACTTTACGGTACAAGGACCACCATCCACAGATTTTGAAGGTGGCATTTATCATGGCAGAATTTTACTGCCACCAGAATATCCTATGAAACCCCCAAATATTATATTGTTAACA CCAAATGGCCGATTTGAAATTAACAAAAAGATATGTCTCAGTATTTCTGGACATCATCCTGAAACATGGCAGCCTTCTTGGAGTATTAGAACAGCTTTATTGGCTTTGATCGCTTTTATGCCAACACCAGGAAATGGGACAATTGGTTCTTTAGATTATACTAAGGAAGAAAGACAGAAACTTGCGAAAAA ATCTTTGAATTGGCAATGTGACACTTGTGGAAAAGTTATCGATTTGTTATCCAAAACTACAGTTAAAAAACCTATTACAGAAGAAGAACGAACTATGTTGAATACAATTGCCTTGAAG GCTGATGATTCGCCTACGTCAGACACATCTTTTATGGTCAACACAGACAGTATTTCAGAAAATGAACTGAGACAACGTAACGTTGACACGACTGCTACCGAAAATCAAGATCGACAACAATCGGATGTCACAGTTAACCAACAAGTAGAGACAATGTCATCTTCTAATGATTTATTTTGGAGCATACTTATTGCCTCCTTGGTGTCAGCGATAATTCTACTTGTTTTGCGGCGACTGTTTCTTGTTTAA
- the LOC143150411 gene encoding uncharacterized protein LOC143150411 isoform X3 yields MTLTDQFKWNFTNYGQTFFMDDNGDADQSRGSKTLLSFLSLNRFKKKHGVPVTLELLEDGAWSKGTNKYARLNSRNNASTSSGLDTPLQILDARTLMKQQACVSSTPGSSLDLEWEHEGMPLPVMDNENVESNDGSITQTSVNNSQPSSLTASPWSRVSTPNSLEWDPVEADMDCLYFCIIKKGYTTELREYEILLEDKEKILLFQYLYC; encoded by the exons ATGACACTTACCGATCAGTTCAAATGGAATTTCACGAATTATGGGCAAACTTTT TTTATGGATGACAATGGAGATGCAGACCAATCTAGAGGATCAAAAAC CCTGTTATCGTTTCTCTCCTTAAATCGATTCAAG AAGAAACATGGAGTTCCTGTAACATTGGAATTGTTAGAAGATGGGGCATGGTCAAAGGGTACTAATAAATATGCCAGATTAAATTCTAGAAACAATGCTTCTACAAG tTCTGGATTGGATACTCCACTCCAAATCCTTGATGCAAGGACATTAATGAAACAACAAGCATGTGTCTCCTCCACTCCTGGGTCTTCATTAGATTTAGAGTGGGAACATGAAG GAATGCCTCTACCAGTTATGGACAATGAAAACGTTGAAAGTAACGACGGTTCTATTACCCAAACATCAGTTAATAATAGTCAACCCTCTAGTTTGACAGCATCTCCTTGGTCTAGGGTGTCTACACCAAATAGTTTAGAATGGGATCCGGTTGAAGCGGATATG gattgtttgtatttttgtattataaagAAAGGGTATACAACGGAATTAAGAGAGTATGAAATACTTTTAGAAGACAAAGAGAAGATTCTACTGTTTCAATATTTGTATTGTTGA
- the LOC143150411 gene encoding uncharacterized protein LOC143150411 isoform X1 has translation MGACFGRCISKVTDSLSYRFYQRHTSMSFQGDEQVEFMDDNGDADQSRGSKTLLSFLSLNRFKKKHGVPVTLELLEDGAWSKGTNKYARLNSRNNASTSSGLDTPLQILDARTLMKQQACVSSTPGSSLDLEWEHEGMPLPVMDNENVESNDGSITQTSVNNSQPSSLTASPWSRVSTPNSLEWDPVEADMDCLYFCIIKKGYTTELREYEILLEDKEKILLFQYLYC, from the exons ATGGGGGCCTGTTTCGGCCGCTGCATTTCCAAAGTTACAGACTCCTTGTCGTACAG gtttTACCAAAGGCACACCAGTATGTCTTTCCAAGGAGACGAACAAGTTGAG TTTATGGATGACAATGGAGATGCAGACCAATCTAGAGGATCAAAAAC CCTGTTATCGTTTCTCTCCTTAAATCGATTCAAG AAGAAACATGGAGTTCCTGTAACATTGGAATTGTTAGAAGATGGGGCATGGTCAAAGGGTACTAATAAATATGCCAGATTAAATTCTAGAAACAATGCTTCTACAAG tTCTGGATTGGATACTCCACTCCAAATCCTTGATGCAAGGACATTAATGAAACAACAAGCATGTGTCTCCTCCACTCCTGGGTCTTCATTAGATTTAGAGTGGGAACATGAAG GAATGCCTCTACCAGTTATGGACAATGAAAACGTTGAAAGTAACGACGGTTCTATTACCCAAACATCAGTTAATAATAGTCAACCCTCTAGTTTGACAGCATCTCCTTGGTCTAGGGTGTCTACACCAAATAGTTTAGAATGGGATCCGGTTGAAGCGGATATG gattgtttgtatttttgtattataaagAAAGGGTATACAACGGAATTAAGAGAGTATGAAATACTTTTAGAAGACAAAGAGAAGATTCTACTGTTTCAATATTTGTATTGTTGA
- the LOC143150411 gene encoding uncharacterized protein LOC143150411 isoform X2, producing MGACFGRCISKVTDSLSYRFYQRHTSMSFQGDEQVEFMDDNGDADQSRGSKTLLSFLSLNRFKKKHGVPVTLELLEDGAWSKGTNKYARLNSRNNASTSSGLDTPLQILDARTLMKQQACVSSTPGSSLDLEWEHEGMPLPVMDNENVESNDGSITQTSVNNSQPSSLTASPWSRVSTPNSLEWDPVEADMVCVDLETEQLLTEIERLTDRALQETGEWTSTS from the exons ATGGGGGCCTGTTTCGGCCGCTGCATTTCCAAAGTTACAGACTCCTTGTCGTACAG gtttTACCAAAGGCACACCAGTATGTCTTTCCAAGGAGACGAACAAGTTGAG TTTATGGATGACAATGGAGATGCAGACCAATCTAGAGGATCAAAAAC CCTGTTATCGTTTCTCTCCTTAAATCGATTCAAG AAGAAACATGGAGTTCCTGTAACATTGGAATTGTTAGAAGATGGGGCATGGTCAAAGGGTACTAATAAATATGCCAGATTAAATTCTAGAAACAATGCTTCTACAAG tTCTGGATTGGATACTCCACTCCAAATCCTTGATGCAAGGACATTAATGAAACAACAAGCATGTGTCTCCTCCACTCCTGGGTCTTCATTAGATTTAGAGTGGGAACATGAAG GAATGCCTCTACCAGTTATGGACAATGAAAACGTTGAAAGTAACGACGGTTCTATTACCCAAACATCAGTTAATAATAGTCAACCCTCTAGTTTGACAGCATCTCCTTGGTCTAGGGTGTCTACACCAAATAGTTTAGAATGGGATCCGGTTGAAGCGGATATGGTATGTGTTGATTTAGAGACTGAACAGCTTTTGACTGAGATAGAAAGATTAACAGATAGAGCATTACAAGAGACAGGCGAATGGACTAGTACTAGCtga